CTTTTTCGCGGTTTTTTAGGATGGCGTTTTTTACGAGTTGTTGCGTAATGGTGCTTCCTCCGCTGGAAAAGGAACGATGCTTGACGTTGTCCCACAGAGCCCGGGCCAATCCTCGGGGAGAGAGGCCGGGATGTCGCGGAAAGTCTTTATCCTCGGTGGCAATTAAGGCTTGGACCAAATGGGGGCTCACCTTTTCCATCTCCACCCACTTTCGATCCGCATCACTTCGCATCGCCCCGATGGATGACCCGTCGCGAAAACTGGCATGGCTGGTCTGGCTCCAGCTGTCCAGGCGCCGTTGCAATTCGGCATTGTCCAGACCTTCTCGCTTTGCTGTAGAAAAGAGGTATTCTGTCAATGTTCCAGTTCCTGCCAGGAGAAAAACCAGCAATGAGACAAGGAGAGTGGTAAACAGGCGTAACCAGGGGAAGCGTTTGTTGTTTCGGGTTCGTCTGCTCATAAGAAGTAGTGCGCGCGTGCCTCGATGGACTGCCCGCAGGCTTCCTCCTTTCAGGTGGAAATCGGGTCGATGTCGGCTGTATCAATGTCTTCCGCTTGATTTTGCCGGTGGGATTAAGGTAAGATGGGGGTATAATTTGAGCGGCCCTTTATATGGCCGCGTAAAACGGCGAAGAACAAGCCGCAGTAGCCGGGTGAACCGATCCTTCAGAGAGCTGGTGGTGGCTGCGAACCAGCGGACGACTCCCGTGTGAATTACCGCTTGGGAGCTGCCGGGTTCGATATAGGGCCCCGCCGGCCACCGGTCCGTTATCCGGTTGAGTGGGAGACCGTCTGAACGGTTTCCAACAAGGGTGGTACCGCGAGTCAACCTCGTCCCTTAGGGGGGCGAGGTTTATTTTATGGATTTTTTGCCATGAAAATAAATGGAGGCGGGTGTTAAAGGATGGGAAAAAATGGGCAAACGTCCGAAGAAACGAAACAAGAGGTAGCTCGGCAGCTGGAAGTGATCCGACGGGGGGCGGCGGAGATCATTCCGGAAGCGGATTTGGAGAAAAAAGTGCGCCGTTCGGTGGAGACGGGTCAGCCTCTAAAGGTGAAGCTGGGTCTGGACCCGTCGGCTCCCGATATTCACATCGGTCATACCGTGGTGCTGAACAAGTTGCGCCAATTTCAGGACCTTGGTCACTTCGTGCAGTTGGTGATCGGTGATTTCACCGGCCGGATCGGGGATCCGACAGGAAAGTCGGAAACCCGGAAGCAATTGACCGAAGCGGAAGTGAAGGAAAACGCTCAAACCTATGCCGATCAATTGTTTAAAATCCTGGATAGGGATAAGACGGAGATCCATTTTAACAGCCGTTGGCTCAGCCCGCTGGATTTTGCGGCAGTGGTGGATTTGGCGGCCAAAACGACAGTGGCCCGGATGTTGGAGCGGGATGACTTCTCCAAACGCTACCATGGTGGGCAGGCCATCAGTGTTCATGAGTTCTTTTATCCACTGATGCAGGGCTATGATTCTGTGGCTCTGGAAAGCGACATTGAGCTGGGCGGGACGGACCAGACGTTCAATCTGTTGATGGGACGTCAGCTGCAGGCTCAATACGGTCAAGAGGAACAGGTCATTCTGACTATGCCCCTATTGGAAGGGCTGGATGGGGTAAAAAAGATGTCCAAGAGCTTAGGGAACTACATCGGCATTAACGAACCGGCTGCTGAAATCTACGGGAAAGCGATGTCCGTCCCTGATGATCGGATGCTGAAGTACTACGAGCTGGTGACGGATCTGTCTCCGGCAGAGTTGGACCGGGTGCAGGAGGGTGTGAAGGACGGAAGTATTCACCCCCGGGACGCCAAGATGGGGCTTGCCCGACAGCTGGTGGAGATGTATCACGGGAAAGAGGCGGCACAGGAGGCGGAAGCCGGTTTTAAGCGCGTCTTTCAGCAGCGTGCCTTGCCTGAAGACATCGCACAGGTAACGATCCCTGTCGCCGACCTGAAGGATGGCCGCCTGTGGGTGATCCATCTCCTCTCCCGCCTCGGTCTGGTTGCCTCCAATGGGGAGGCCCGCCGTATGGTGAAACAAGGGGCAGTCAAGATCGACGAAGAGAAAGTGACGGATGTGGATGCTCAGATCCCGCTCACGGATGGCATGGTCGTTCAGGTGGGAAAACGAAAATTTGCCCAGGTGAAATTGGGATAACAAAAAAACCGCCCATAGGGGCGGCTTTTTTATGCAGTGTTAAAAAAAGATCGATTTTCGGTATTCTGTGATCAGAGAGAAATTGAAATAAAAAAAGACGGGCTCCCCCTCAAGATGAGAGGGAGCCCATCGCTTATCTCCGGTTCTTTCCGGTTACCGGCTGTAGTATTCAACAATTTGACGCTCGTTGATTTCGGCGGGCAGTTCATCCCGTTCCGGCAGACGGGTGTAGGTGCCTTCCAGCTTGTTAGCGTCGAAGCTCACGTACTCAGGCAAGTAGGAGCGGTCTTCCAGGGCTTCCTTGACGATGGAAAGGTTGCGGCTTTTCTCCCGCAGTCCGATCACATCGCCCACTTTTACCTGGTAGGAAGGACGGTCCAGCTTTTTGCCGTTGACGGTGATGTGGCCGTGTACCACAAGCTGACGGGCTTGGGAACGCGTCCGGGCGAAGCCGAGGCGGTACACCAGGTTGTCCAGACGGGATTCCAGGAGCTTCATGAAGTTTTCACCATGAACCCCTTTCATCTTGCCGGCTTTGTCAAACAGGGTGCGGAACTGCTTTTCGTTCATGCCATACATAAAGCGCAGTTTTTGCTTTTCCTGCAGCTGAAGTCCGTATTCGCTCAACTTCCGACGCTGGTTGGGGCCATGCACTCCCGGCGGGTAAGGCCGCTTCAGCTCTTTGCCCGTGCCGGAGAGGGAAATTCCCAAGCGACGGCTTAATTTCCAACGAGGTCCTGTATAACGTGCCATAATAAAACTTGCTCCTTTCCATGTTGCAAAAAAATGGTGCAAACAAGGTGTGGCTGGTCCGCTGCACATTGCCCGGTACGTTCCGGATAGCGGCGAAACGTCGGGCACCCGCGGGGAATGATCAGCCGCTGTCCACGCGGGGCGGGCCAGTGAGGGTGATTCCATCACCGTTCTTTGCGTGCTATCCTCAACGTTCCTTTTTGTAGGGAAGGAACAATAGGAGCCATACAGAGACATATTATATCGAAATGACAGAAGAAGTCAATCTTTCTGCCGGGATCAGGAAGATTTCGGTTGGGCTAAAAGATAGTGAATGGGCATGTTTTTGGAAGTGAATTTCTCTTCGTATTCCGTCGGGATATTACCAGCGGCAAACGGGCTGGCATACAGATCATGGGTGGATTCCACCAGTTTGTAACCCGCCTCTTCCAATTCATCCAGGGAAAATTGAAACAGGGCCTGGTTATCCGTTTTTAAGAGCAGTTCCCCGCCCGGTTTCAATACCGACTTGTATTGATGCAAAAAAGAGCGGTGTGTGAGCCGCCTTTTGGTATGCCTTTTTTTGGGCCAGGGATCGCTGAAGTGAAGGTAGATTCGATCCACTTCTCCGGCTGCGAAACAATCGGGTAATTGTTTGACATCCATCCATAGGAAACGAAGATTGTCAACGAGCAGTTCTTCCGACTTATTCAAAGCCTGAAGAAGGATTTCTTCGATCCGCTCCACCCCGATCCAGTTAATATCCGGCTGCTCCTGGCACACCCGGGATAAGAAGCGGCCTTTTCCGGTACCCAATTCCAAGTAAAGGGGGTGTTCGTTTCGAAAAACGACAGAACGCCATTTTCCCTTGTACTTTTGCGGATCGTTCACCACTCGGGCGTGCTCCCGCACCATTTGTTTTGCATAAGGCTTCCGTCTCAATCGCATGGGGTCTCCTCTTTCGTCTGAAAATACTTCCCAATCAACGGGAATAGTCACCGATCTGTCCGTATGAATTTTACTTCAGACGATAAATCAAGTCCAATCGAACCGTTACACCAAATGGAGTAAAAAAATAGAAAAAGAAGTCGGGAAGACAGGTGAAAAACAATTAGTGCAACCGGTTGCATTCAATGGTACAATCAAACCAACCCTTGACGAAACCGCCAGGCAGGAAAAGGATTTTCCTGCCGGCGTGAAGAAGCCGTCCGAGGGGATGGCTTCCGATTACGAACGAGGAATGCCCGTGGCTGCTTTTCATTACGGTTTTTTGACCGCTGAAAAAACAGCTGTTTACTCCAATCCCAATCGGGCCAAATCTGCTTTGCCGGCGTAGGAGGCGATGGCTCCGTATCCGGTGGTAGAGTGGGTGGCGATCCGGACGGCGAAACGGAGATTTTCTTCCACCCAGGAGTGTTGATTGCACCACTGTGCCAGTTTTTGGGGAGTGACGTTTTGTTCCGACAAACGGAACAGCATGGCACCGGCCAGGGAATCACCGGCGCCGGTGGGATCGACGGAGTGGGCAGCGGGAGCTTGCACCATACCTGTTCCTTCAGAGGTAACAAAGAGACATCCTTGGGAACCCAGGGTGAAGATTAACAACTGGTTTTCATATTGTTCCAGGAAGCGGCGGCCGATTGCTTCCACGTCATCCGAGCGGGTGTCCATCAGTTCCATCAATTCGCTTCGACTCACCTTGACGAGATGAGCCGAAGGAAGCAGGGACCTGATTTCCGCTTTGGCCGCGTCAAGGCTGGGCCACAGCGGAGGGCGGATATTGGGGTCGAAACTGATCAATAAGCCGTGGCGTCGGGCGGTGTCCACAGCGCGACGGGTGGCCGATCGTACCGGATCGCTGCTGAGGGAGACGGAACAAAAATGGAAGATACCGGGATTGGTCAGTGATTCGCCGGGTACTTCTTCCGGCTGCAACAGCTGATCGGCTGCCGGGTCCCGGTAAAAAGTAAAGGGGTTCTCGTCTTCCTCCACTTGGGAAACAAAGGCCAAGGATGTACGGGCTTCCCCGGTTTGCAGGACGTGAGTGGTATCCACACCGCTGTCTTTCAACACACGGATGAGGAAATCGCCGAAAGAGTCGTTCCCGATTTTTCCAATGAAGCGGGCGTCACCGCCTAATCGTGCCGCCTGGGCGGCTACATTGGCCGGTGCACCACCTGCTTGACGGGAAAAGGTGGCGGCTTCTGTCAAGGGTACGTCCCGATCTGTCGGGATAAAATCGATCAGGGCTTCCCCCAGAGTAAATAAGGGAATCATGGAGTAATCCTCCTTGCTTCGTCCAAAGTGAGTAAAAAATGTCTTGCAATGATGGGGAAAATTCTTTATCCTCATAGTAGGAAAACGTTTTCCTTTTGTAAAGCAATTTACAACCGGACGATCTGGGTGCTGCCCGTTTATATTGGTTCATGATTGATAACGGTTTCAATCCTTTTTGGAAGCGAAGAAGGAGGCGGATTGATGAAGCTGGGCGTATTCACCGTACTATTTTCAGAAAAGCCGTTTGAAGAGATGCTGGATCATGTAAAAGCCGCCGGGTTGGATGCAGTTGAGCTGGGGAGCGGGGCCTACCCGGGAACCGCTCATTGTGATCCTGTCGTGTTACTGGAAGATAACGCAAAATTGAAAGCGTTTCAACGGGCGGTAACAGACCGCGGCTTGGAGATCAGCGGGCTCAGCTGCCATGGGAACCCCTTGACGCCGGAACCCTCCTTTGCTAAAGCTTCCCACGAAGCGTTTGTACAGACAGTGCGGCTGGCGGAAAAGCTGGAGGTGCCGGTGGTCAATTGTTTTTCCGGAACGCCGGGAGACCACGAAGGGGCGAAGTACCCCAACTGGCCGGTGGCTCCCTGGCCCAATGAATACCGTGAGGTGCTCGATTGGCAGTGGAATGAGAAAATGATTCCCTACTGGAAAGAGTGGGGCCGCTTTGCCGCTGATCATGGTGTGAAAGTAGCATTAGAACTTCATGGTGGATTCTCGGTTCACACGCCTGCGACGATGTTGCGGCTGCGAGAAGCGGTGGGGGAAGTGATGGGAGCCAACTTGGATCCCAGTCATCTCTGGTGGCAAGGAATCGACCCGGTGGCCGCCATCAAAATCCTGGGCCGTGAAGGGGCCATCCATCATTTCCACGCCAAGGACACATATATCGACCAAGAACAGGTTAATATGCACGGTTTGACGGATATGCAATCCTACGCCAACTTGCAAGATCGCGCCTGGCTCTTCCGGACGGTCGGGTACGGTCACGACATGAAAACGTGGGCCGATATCATCAGTGCCTTGCGGTTGGTCGGGTACGACCATGTCGTCAGCATCGAACACGAAGACGCCCTGATGTCGATCGAGGAAGGCTTTGCCAAAGCAGTGGCCAACTTGAAGACGGTAATCACCAAAGAGAGCCTGACCGATATGTGGTGGGTCTAAACCCGGATAGGAGGCCAAAAGATGGCAGTAAAAGTGGGTATCATCGGATGTGGAAGTATCAGCATTCACCGCCATATTCCTGAATATTTCAAACACCCTGACGCGCAGTTGGTTGCTTTCTGCGACACAGATGAACAGCGTGCCCAGGCGGCTGCCCTGGAATACGGGGGCGAAGTGTACACCGATTGGCGAGAGATGCTGGACCAGGCTGAGCTGGACGCGGTGAGCGTCTGTACGCCTAATGCGGATCATGCTCCGATTTCGATGGGTGCTTTGCGGGCGAAAAAGCATGTATTATGCGAAAAGCCGATGGCTACTTCGATGGATGACGCGAGGGTGATGGTGAAAGCGGCGGACAAAAACGGAGTACAGTTGATGATCGGCCACAACCAGCGATTGATGTCTCCCCACAGAAAGGCGAAGGAAATTCTGCAAGGCGGAAGCCTGGGGCGGGTGCTGACGTTTCGAACGGCATTTGGTCATGGGGGGCCGGAAAGTTGGAGTGCGGAAGGGAAAAACACTTGGTTCTTCCGAAAAGACCAGGCGGTGATCGGAGCCCTGGGTGACTTGGGTGTCCATAAGGTGGATCTGCTTCGTTGGCTGCTGGATGATGACATCGTGGAAGTGGGTGCTTTGACAGGTACGCTGGAAAAGCATGCAGATGTGGACGACAACGCCGTCATGCTGCTGCGGACCAGAGGAGGCGCATTTGGGACGTTGGCAGCCAGTTGGACCCATCATCCCGGTGAAGACAACAGCACGGTATTGTACTGCGAAAAAGGCCATATCCGGATTGTTGAGGACCCGGTTTACCAGGTGGTCGTCCATCGCGGGGATGGTTCGGTGGAAAAACATGAGTTGGGCGGAATCGCCACCAACGAAGAAGGCGGCCAAACAGACAGCGGAGTAATCGCCTCCTTTGTTGACGCCATTACCAGCGGTGCACCCAACCCGATTCCGGGGGAAGAGGGAATGAAATCCCTGGAAGTCGTTCTGGCGGCTGTAAAGGCGGCCGAGACGAAATCAATCGTTTCTCTTTGATAGACGGAGTCGATGGGATCAAAGGAGAGCCTGAAGATGAGACAAACGGAGTGGAGACTGGGTATGATCGGTGCCGGCAGCATATCAGAGGCCCATATGAAAGCGATGGGGCAGGAGCGGCGTGTACGGCTTTGCGCGGTTGCAGACCTCCATGAGGAGGCGGCCCGCAAGCGTGCCGAAAGCTATGGATGTTCCACTGTCTATCGAGATTATCGAAAGATGCTGGAACAGGAGCAGCTGGACGCAGTGGTCCTGTGTCTGCCCAACCATCTGCATGAACAAGTAGCCGTACAGGCCATGGATGCCGGTTGCCATGTGTTGTGCGAAAAGCCGCTTTCCACCGATGCCGCTTCCGCCCGGCGAATGGAGAGGCATGCACGCTTTACAGGAAGAACCCTGATGGTGGCGCAAAACAACCGTTTTCGAGCAGACTCCCGGCTGTTGAAACATCTGATCACTCATCAACGGCTGGGTGAAGTGTACCATGCCAAAGCGGGCTGGATCCGACGCAATGGAATTCCCGGTTGGGGAAGTTGGTTCACCAACCGGGAGCAAGCCGGAGGCGGACCCTTGATTGATATCGGTGTTCATATGTTGGATCTGACGCTGTGGCTGTTGAATTTTCCCCGGCCCGTCTCTGTTTTCGGACAAACCTATAATCGTTTTGGCCCCAGCAAGAAAGGCCAGTCGTCCTGGGGTACGGTCGTGAAAGAGGGACGGTTTGACGTGGAAGATTCGGCAGTGGCGCTCATCCGTTTTGAGAGTGGTTTGACCCTTGCTCTGGATGCCAGCTGGGCTTCCCATATCGCCGAGGATCGGGCTTATGTGGACTTGTGGGGGGGAGAGGGAGGGGCGGCTCTCGATTTGAATCGCCACCATCTGCGACTCTTCCACGAAGAAGCAGGGGTGCCGGTGGACTCGGAGATGACACCGCCTCCGCAGGATGACCGCTCCACCCTTTTATCCCATTGGATCGGGGTGATGGAAGGCATCGAAGAACCGATCTGCACGGCGGAACAAGGCATCGAGGTGTTGCGCATTCTGGACGCCATCTACGAATCTTCCCGAACGGGGCAGCTGGTCCGCTTGGATTAAGGCCTGTGTGATGATTCGATTTTTTCGTTGATAAATGAGGAGGATCCCCGTATCGAGATTGATCAGCCCCCCATCCTTGAAGGAGGTGATCCACCCCCCTCAATTCAACAGTGCGTAGCGTGTCTTGCCTAGGTTGCGAAAAAACAGCATGAGGAGGAAAACAAAATGAGGACCTGGAAAAAGATCATGTCGGTCGGACTGGCCGCCACCCTGGTTTTTTCCTTGGCGGCTTGCGGCCAGGGAGCCGATGAAGGAGCCGGGGATGGTGAACAGGTGACCATCACCTACGCCCGCGGCAAAGATACAACCGGTGCCACGGAAAAAATCATCGAAGCGTTTGAAAAGCAAAATCCCAACATCAAAGTGGAATTTAAAGAGATGCCCGCAGACACCGGGGTAAGCCATGATCAATACGTGACCATGTTCAGCGGCGGATCCGATGAAATTGACGTCTTCGATTTGGATGTGATCTGGCCCGCTGAATTCGCCCAAGGCGGGTATCTGCAGCCGCTGGATCGATTCATCGAAAAAGACGGGATCAGCATGGATGAATACGTGAAAGGGTCAGTTGATGCCGGGAACTACAACGGCCGTCAATGGGCGATGCCCAAGTTCCTGGATGCAGGCCTGTTGTACTATCGGACCGATCTGGTGGACTCTCCCCCGGAAACCTGGGATGACCTGATTAAGCAGGCGAAAGAGCTGAAAGGGGAAGGCGGCACCAAATACGGATATTTGATGCAAGGAAAACAGTACGAGGGCTTGGTCTGCAACTTCATTGAATTTATCGGTTCTTACGGCGGGGAAGTGCTGGATCAGGAAGGGAACGTGGCCATTAACAGCCCGGAAACCATCAAGGGGCTGGAAAAGATGATGGAGATTGCCCAGTCAGACTTTGTCCCCGGTAATGTAACTGCCCTGACCGAAGTGGAGACCGATGCCATCTACGGAGAAGGGGAAGCCGTATTTGATCGGCAATGGCCGTACCACTACGCCGTTATGAATGAAGAAGGGTCCAAGGTGAAAGGGAAAGTGGACATTGCACCCCTTCCAAAAGGGGATGCCGGCAGCGCCTCCACGTTGGGTGGATGGGTCTCCGGGATTAACGCCAATTCCAAACACAAGCAGGAAGCGTGGGAATTCCTCAAATTTATGAATGGTCCGGAAGGGCAGAAGATTTCCGCCATCGAGGGAGGCTTGGCTCCGACGCTGCTGTCCCTCTATGAAGATGATGAAGTGAAAGCGGCCAGCCCGCTCTTTGACAGCGATGAGTATGTGGAAGGAATTAGCAGTGCCATCTCCCGTCCGGTTTCTCCTGAGTATCCCAAGATCTCCGACATCATTCAATCGGAAGTCTCCAGTGCCATTGCCGGCAAGCAATCCGCCGAGAAGGCCGTGAAAAACATGGAGAAGAAGCTGAAGGATGTTGTCGAGTGAACGGGTGGACTAAAAATCGGAGTGGAAGCCCTATGGCTTCCGCTCCCCCCTTTCAAGGGGTCAACCATCTTTTTGGAGAAACGTGGGGGAATGCATCATGAGAAAAGGTCTCTCCGAGCGCAACCTGGGATATCTGTTAATTCTCCCCGCGTTGCTGCTTATTCTGGTGATAGCGATTTATCCTGTAGCCCGCTCTTTTTATTTGAGTTTATATGATATCCGTTTGAATGATCCGACCAAATTGGAGCCCCACAGCAGTTATGCGATTGATGTGGAGCGGTATACAGACAACCAATTGTTGCTCGCCTCTGTCATGGACCAGGAAATTGCCCAGACGGAAGGGGAAGTCGAGCAGAGGCTATCGGAGCTTCGAGCGGATTTGGATAACGTACAGACGGTTCTGGAAGAAGATCCCGCGTTCCAAGAGCGGTTTGCGGAAGTGGACAATCTGCTTCTGGAAGGCGAAGAAGTTCCACCGGAACTGAAACGTTATACCATCCAAGGCGATCAGGCGGATACCGTGGTGGCCAAGATCAAGGAAATCAACGGCGGATTGGTCGATCTCAACCGCCAAGGGTTTTTAGACCAGGGTGACCGAGTGGTGGGGCTTTCCAACGGCCTTGCGGAAACGATCATTGAGCCGAACTTTGTCGGCCTTCACTATTACAAGAAGTATTTGCAGGATGGACGCATGTGGGCTTCCCTCAACAATACCCTGATTTTCACCGTCATATCCGTTACATTGGAATTGATATTGGGGCTATGGATTGCTATGGTGATCAATCGGGAGTTTTTCGGACGGGGGGCAGTCCGGGCGGCGGTTCTCATCCCGTGGGCTTTGCCGACGGCGGTTGCCGCAATGATGTGGAAATTCCTCTTTGACGGCCAAAACGGGATAATGGCCAAGATATTTGAATCCATTGGTCTGATTCCGGATATGGGAGTCTTATTGACCACCAAGTTCTGGTCGATGTTTGCCGTCATATTCGCCGATGTTTGGAAAACCACTCCTTTTATGGCTCTGCTGATTCTGGCCGGTTTGCAGACGATTCCCCGCAATTTGTATGAAGCGGCAGAAGTAGATGGGGCTTCCAAGGTACAGCAGTTTTTCCGGATCACCCTGCCGATGTTGCGTACGACGATTTTGGTGGCGCTGCTCTTCCGCACATTGGATGCCTTCCGGGTGTTTGACTTAATCTATGTCCTCACTGGAGGGGGACCCGCCAATGCGACCGAAACCATCTCCGTTTACGCCTACAAAACGATGTTTAGCCAGTTGAATTTTGGAGCGGGCTCCGCTCTGGCAGTAATCGTATTCTTCTGTGTGGCCTTAATCAGCATCCTCTTTGTACGGCTTCTCGGACGAGACCTGATCAGCGATGGAAGGTGAGAATCCATGAACAAAAAAGCAGGACCGTTATTTTACCTTTTCCTGGCTGGTTTTTTGGTGGTGGTGTTGTTTCCCTTCATCTGGCAGGCACTGACCGCCCTGAAACCGCCGGGAGAATTGTTTGGCGCCAGCGCCTTTAAACCCTTTCCGGATAACCCGACCTTGAACAATTTCAGCAGTGTGTTCACCCAGCGTCCATTCGCTTCCTATCTGCTGAACAGCACTATCGTGGCGTTGTTGACTACTGTGTACTGTGTGTTTATCGCATCCATCGCGGCTTATGCTATCGCCCGGTTGAGATTTTGGGGCAAAAGTGTGGTCCTGGGGGTCGTGCTGGCGGTTTCCATGTTTCCGCAGATCGCCACCATCTCTCCCATCTTTATGTTTATGCAGGATGTGGGACTAACCAACAGTTATCTGGGTCTGATCATTCCCTATACCACCTTCGCATTGCCGTTGGCATTGTGGAATTTGACGGTCTTTTTCCGCAAGATTCCCTTTGATCTGGAGGAAGCAGCTAAAATGGACGGGGCGTCCACCATGCAAACATTTTGGAAAGTAATCTTTCCGTTGGCTATTCCGGGGACCTTCACCACGGCCATTTTGGTGTTTATCGCAGCTTGGAACGAGTTTTTCTTCGCTTTGACCATCAACACGGATGAAGCGATGAAAACGGTGCCGGTAGGGATCGCGATGTTCCAGGGACGCTTCACCATTCCATGGGCAGAGATTTCGGCAGCGTCCGTAATCGTGACCATTCCATTGGTGATTATGGTCCTCGTCTTCCAGCGCCGGATTGTATCCGGATTGACAGCGGGTGCAGTCAAAGAGTAAAAAAGAAAATCGGGTGATGAACGATGGCGGTTACCATACGTGAAGTGGCAAAGCGGGCAGGCGTCTCCATTGCAACGGTATCCCGGGTGCTCAACGGATCCAAACCGGTAAGCGACCGCCTAAAACAACGGATCCTTGAAGCAGTGGAAGAGACGGGATATCGTCCCAACGCCGTGGCGAGAAGTATGATCCAAAAGAAAACGGGTCTGATTGGTGTCATTGTGCCGGAAATCGCCAATCCCTATTTTTCCGGGTTGGTGGAAGGGATCGAAGCGGTCGCCAATGAATGGTCATACTATCTCATGTTAGCGATCTCCGAAAAAAACGCCCAACGCGAGTTGGAGTTGCTCCGTATCTACCAGTCCAGGCAAATGGATGGGATCTTGTGGG
The Desmospora profundinema genome window above contains:
- a CDS encoding sugar phosphate isomerase/epimerase family protein gives rise to the protein MKLGVFTVLFSEKPFEEMLDHVKAAGLDAVELGSGAYPGTAHCDPVVLLEDNAKLKAFQRAVTDRGLEISGLSCHGNPLTPEPSFAKASHEAFVQTVRLAEKLEVPVVNCFSGTPGDHEGAKYPNWPVAPWPNEYREVLDWQWNEKMIPYWKEWGRFAADHGVKVALELHGGFSVHTPATMLRLREAVGEVMGANLDPSHLWWQGIDPVAAIKILGREGAIHHFHAKDTYIDQEQVNMHGLTDMQSYANLQDRAWLFRTVGYGHDMKTWADIISALRLVGYDHVVSIEHEDALMSIEEGFAKAVANLKTVITKESLTDMWWV
- a CDS encoding ABC transporter substrate-binding protein; translated protein: MRTWKKIMSVGLAATLVFSLAACGQGADEGAGDGEQVTITYARGKDTTGATEKIIEAFEKQNPNIKVEFKEMPADTGVSHDQYVTMFSGGSDEIDVFDLDVIWPAEFAQGGYLQPLDRFIEKDGISMDEYVKGSVDAGNYNGRQWAMPKFLDAGLLYYRTDLVDSPPETWDDLIKQAKELKGEGGTKYGYLMQGKQYEGLVCNFIEFIGSYGGEVLDQEGNVAINSPETIKGLEKMMEIAQSDFVPGNVTALTEVETDAIYGEGEAVFDRQWPYHYAVMNEEGSKVKGKVDIAPLPKGDAGSASTLGGWVSGINANSKHKQEAWEFLKFMNGPEGQKISAIEGGLAPTLLSLYEDDEVKAASPLFDSDEYVEGISSAISRPVSPEYPKISDIIQSEVSSAIAGKQSAEKAVKNMEKKLKDVVE
- a CDS encoding Gfo/Idh/MocA family protein, giving the protein MRQTEWRLGMIGAGSISEAHMKAMGQERRVRLCAVADLHEEAARKRAESYGCSTVYRDYRKMLEQEQLDAVVLCLPNHLHEQVAVQAMDAGCHVLCEKPLSTDAASARRMERHARFTGRTLMVAQNNRFRADSRLLKHLITHQRLGEVYHAKAGWIRRNGIPGWGSWFTNREQAGGGPLIDIGVHMLDLTLWLLNFPRPVSVFGQTYNRFGPSKKGQSSWGTVVKEGRFDVEDSAVALIRFESGLTLALDASWASHIAEDRAYVDLWGGEGGAALDLNRHHLRLFHEEAGVPVDSEMTPPPQDDRSTLLSHWIGVMEGIEEPICTAEQGIEVLRILDAIYESSRTGQLVRLD
- a CDS encoding carbohydrate kinase family protein, whose protein sequence is MIPLFTLGEALIDFIPTDRDVPLTEAATFSRQAGGAPANVAAQAARLGGDARFIGKIGNDSFGDFLIRVLKDSGVDTTHVLQTGEARTSLAFVSQVEEDENPFTFYRDPAADQLLQPEEVPGESLTNPGIFHFCSVSLSSDPVRSATRRAVDTARRHGLLISFDPNIRPPLWPSLDAAKAEIRSLLPSAHLVKVSRSELMELMDTRSDDVEAIGRRFLEQYENQLLIFTLGSQGCLFVTSEGTGMVQAPAAHSVDPTGAGDSLAGAMLFRLSEQNVTPQKLAQWCNQHSWVEENLRFAVRIATHSTTGYGAIASYAGKADLARLGLE
- the rpsD gene encoding 30S ribosomal protein S4, producing MARYTGPRWKLSRRLGISLSGTGKELKRPYPPGVHGPNQRRKLSEYGLQLQEKQKLRFMYGMNEKQFRTLFDKAGKMKGVHGENFMKLLESRLDNLVYRLGFARTRSQARQLVVHGHITVNGKKLDRPSYQVKVGDVIGLREKSRNLSIVKEALEDRSYLPEYVSFDANKLEGTYTRLPERDELPAEINERQIVEYYSR
- a CDS encoding Gfo/Idh/MocA family protein; translated protein: MAVKVGIIGCGSISIHRHIPEYFKHPDAQLVAFCDTDEQRAQAAALEYGGEVYTDWREMLDQAELDAVSVCTPNADHAPISMGALRAKKHVLCEKPMATSMDDARVMVKAADKNGVQLMIGHNQRLMSPHRKAKEILQGGSLGRVLTFRTAFGHGGPESWSAEGKNTWFFRKDQAVIGALGDLGVHKVDLLRWLLDDDIVEVGALTGTLEKHADVDDNAVMLLRTRGGAFGTLAASWTHHPGEDNSTVLYCEKGHIRIVEDPVYQVVVHRGDGSVEKHELGGIATNEEGGQTDSGVIASFVDAITSGAPNPIPGEEGMKSLEVVLAAVKAAETKSIVSL
- the tyrS gene encoding tyrosine--tRNA ligase, with protein sequence MGKNGQTSEETKQEVARQLEVIRRGAAEIIPEADLEKKVRRSVETGQPLKVKLGLDPSAPDIHIGHTVVLNKLRQFQDLGHFVQLVIGDFTGRIGDPTGKSETRKQLTEAEVKENAQTYADQLFKILDRDKTEIHFNSRWLSPLDFAAVVDLAAKTTVARMLERDDFSKRYHGGQAISVHEFFYPLMQGYDSVALESDIELGGTDQTFNLLMGRQLQAQYGQEEQVILTMPLLEGLDGVKKMSKSLGNYIGINEPAAEIYGKAMSVPDDRMLKYYELVTDLSPAELDRVQEGVKDGSIHPRDAKMGLARQLVEMYHGKEAAQEAEAGFKRVFQQRALPEDIAQVTIPVADLKDGRLWVIHLLSRLGLVASNGEARRMVKQGAVKIDEEKVTDVDAQIPLTDGMVVQVGKRKFAQVKLG
- the trmB gene encoding tRNA (guanosine(46)-N7)-methyltransferase TrmB, with the protein product MRLRRKPYAKQMVREHARVVNDPQKYKGKWRSVVFRNEHPLYLELGTGKGRFLSRVCQEQPDINWIGVERIEEILLQALNKSEELLVDNLRFLWMDVKQLPDCFAAGEVDRIYLHFSDPWPKKRHTKRRLTHRSFLHQYKSVLKPGGELLLKTDNQALFQFSLDELEEAGYKLVESTHDLYASPFAAGNIPTEYEEKFTSKNMPIHYLLAQPKSS